One region of Oryza sativa Japonica Group chromosome 5, ASM3414082v1 genomic DNA includes:
- the LOC4338770 gene encoding uncharacterized protein: protein MLLHTLVSIPSRVTTIAMAPLARPSLAALLALCAFAAVERPPAGVGAANVPITTCRSFCGNITVDYPFALRAGCGHAGFRELLYCINGALMLHLPSGSYRVLDIDYAYRGLTLHDPAMSDCRALDRSRGGRGNGFVVEPWRAPYLAPDPDNVFLLLGCRASSPLFQGFPDRHLPCRNVSGMGCGEYYGCPAWDDYGGRRPSGAAYGAAAPPECCAVSWDAIRAVNVSRLECEGYSSAYSLAPVRAAGPAGWAYGIRVSWALPEANRGFCGACRATGGVCGHDGDSHGDLCLCGDWNSTSNCDSSADAARPNAASAAPRAIVALCLGVLASGFSFL, encoded by the exons ATGCTCTTACACACACTCGTCTCGATCCCGTCTCGAGTGACCACCATAGCAATGGCGCCGCTAGCACGTCCTTCCCTAGCTGCGTTGCTCGCGCTGTGCGCATTCGCCGCGGTGgagcggccgccggccggcgtcggcgccgccaaCGTGCCGATCACGACGTGCCGGTCCTTCTGCGGCAACATCACGGTGGACTACCCGTTCGCGCTCCGGGCGGGGTGCGGCCACGCCGGGTTCCGCGAACTGCTCTACTGCATCAACGGCGCGCTGATGCTGCACCTCCCGTCGGGCTCCTACCGCGTCCTCGACATCGACTACGCCTACCGCGGCCTCACCCTGCACGACCCGGCCATGTCCGACTGCCGAGCGCTCGACCGCTCCCGGGGCGGCAGGGGCAACGGGTTCGTCGTCGAGCCGTGGCGCGCGCCGTACCTGGCGCCGGACCCGGACAACGtgttcctcctcctcggctGCCGCGCCAGCTCGCCGCTGTTCCAGGGCTTCCCCGACCGCCACCTGCCGTGCCGGAACGTCTCCGGGATGGGCTGCGGCGAGTACTACGGCTGCCCCGCGTGGGACGActacggcgggcggcggccgtcggGCGCCGCgtacggcgccgccgcgccgcccgagTGCTGCGCGGTGTCGTGGGACGCCATCCGGGCGGTGAACGTGAGCCGCCTCGAGTGCGAAGGGTACAGCAGCGCGTACAGCCTGGCGCCGGTGCGggcggccgggccggccgggtGGGCGTACGGCATCCGGGTGTCGTGGGCGCTGCCGGAGGCGAACCGCGGGTTCTGCGGCGCGTGCCGCGCCACGGGCGGGGTGTGCGGCCACGACGGGGACAGCCACGGCGACCTCTGCCTCTGCGGGGACTGGAACTCCACCTCCAACTGCGACTCCTCCGCCGACGCGGCACGGCCAAATGCCGCCTCCGCGGCGCCGCGTGCCATCGTCGCGCTTTGCTTGGGTGTTCTTGCCTCAG GATTTTCATTTCTGTAA